The window GTCAGTGTGTACATAGGAACGCAGGTGGTGCAGGTGTATTAAAATGCGATGTGTGCGATGGTTGAGCGCTTTGAGCTCAGTTGATATGTGTTCTTGTTTACTGTAGAAAAAAACATATATATGTATTTGTATTGCATCTTGTTTATTTTGACGATCATCGATGGTGTAGCATGCTACTAAGTTTTATATCGAATCCAAGTGTACGATCTAGAATTGAGCTTTCGTGCAACATTTGAAATGGCAGGGTACGCGTTGAAACTGAAATGTAAGTCTGGACAAATGGTACTGAAAGGATTGTCCCCACTCAGTACAGTAACGGATTTAAAAAGCAAACTTGCATCACTTGCAAATATCAAGGAAAATTGCCTACATGTTTTATCTGGTTTTCCTCCTAAGCCTTTAGATTTGAACTGTGATGATTCGACTCTGGAAGCTATTGGAATTGCTTCGGGTGATACCCTTATTATTGAAGAAAAACAGCCTCCTCCAGACATTCCCGAGAAGACTGATTCTTTTCTTGAAGGGAGACATCACATTGCTGAAAGTCACTTAAATAGACCTGGTATTCTGATGAGAAAAGTTGTGCCAGCTGATAATTCTTGTTTGTTTACCAGTATTGGCTATGTACTTGGTGGTAAGATAGTAATTTGATATTCTTATTTTTATCTCTTAGGCTGATGATGTAGATGTTTATTCTCTTAAACTGGTACATTGATTTAACCTGGCTCCTAAACATGTTTTAAATTTATTGAGTAAATTCTCTGGAGCTTTGAGAAGTGTACTGGTATGCTTATATCTTATTGAAAGTATATGCAGATTCTTGAATATTTTTAGCTGCTAGACTCAAAATCCCAAAGGTTAGAACTGAGCTGTGGCCTTTATTGTAACTTTTCATTAAGTAATGCCTTGTGATTATTTGATTTTCTGAACTTTCAATGTGATATCATTTCACAGttcagaaaatataaaataatttgctGTAGAATTAATTCATATTTACCATAAATTTGAATGATTTAATTGTCTGACATTGGCAGTTTGCATTGTGTGTATTTTGATATATTAGTAAAACTTCTGTAATCCTCAGACGATGCACCAGAGGTTACACGAACATGGCGTCTGTCGGGCGACGTCTCAATCAGCTACACAAGTCAGTACAAGGCTGCCAACCTACGAATAGGCTATATTTTAAAGACCGGCAAATttaaagaccattggtctggattcgttaggttAGGGTTATGACAGAACCATTGGGCTGGGTACGTTAGGTTAGGGGGTCCGGTTTCAATTTATGTAGCTTATTTTCACTGAATGGTAACCCTGTAGCCACTGATCATGCGACCTCTAGCGGGAAAAAAGTTACATAGACTTCTTCACAGCTGATCGGAGCTGGCCAATGGGAGTCAAGATAATGGTGGCGATTTCTTCTTTCATGCTGTCTTGCTTTCAATTTTCCTACATAAGAAAGAATACTTTTTGGGGCAGGATGATGGGATTATCGCAAGcgtagaggaaggatctctcctctctggtaCTTCAGGTATTGTAAAACGTTACTTTTCAATCTTTACTAATGATTACCAATGCCGGACCGCTTACGGAAGCGCCACCGATATATTTCCATGTGCCTGTACATTTTACTTCCAAAACACCAAATGTACACCACTTGAATTTGAGTTCTGTTTATAATTAAATATACCTGGATCATCTCTATCAATAATTTAAAAtgatgtccacctccgtagcataacTCAGCACTCATAACTGCTGTCcttggggtcccgggtttgattccaggtactgccagaaatttaagaatggcaggagggctggtatgtggttgaaacggaacatacagctcacctccattg is drawn from Anabrus simplex isolate iqAnaSimp1 chromosome 1, ASM4041472v1, whole genome shotgun sequence and contains these coding sequences:
- the Yod1 gene encoding ubiquitin thioesterase Otu1 isoform X3; its protein translation is MAGYALKLKCKSGQMVLKGLSPLSTVTDLKSKLASLANIKENCLHVLSGFPPKPLDLNCDDSTLEAIGIASGDTLIIEEKQPPPDIPEKTDSFLEGRHHIAESHLNRPGILMRKVVPADNSCLFTSIGYVLGGKVDPTCSTFMRQIIAEVVSNNPDVYSEAILGQSNSSYSDWILKPDSWGGAIELAVLSEFYGLEIDVVDTLNAIINRFGEDQHYAQRVFLVFDGIHYDPLYLEPLECM